A genomic window from Erpetoichthys calabaricus chromosome 17, fErpCal1.3, whole genome shotgun sequence includes:
- the LOC114668052 gene encoding KH homology domain-containing protein 4-like isoform X6 gives MTSQVAQQKSSLYQWYPPNLGGTTVLQNIPGNFSYPTSLPLLSLPGTGMTTLPITPSADFEKKDEDSPRGIMEAVAVAAKINAMLMAKGKLKTEDNALNTENLVVTEVDINDVPVTCRNLLTKGQMQDAISQYSGATIKTKGRHMTSAEKLKAEMGARPLYLRIQGKTQENLNRAVAFIKGIIAEHVLHNESSIPQTLVPVLNQQIQAPPAQAHASKQHFVHTKLFIGLDHSVPSFNVKEKVEGPGGSYLQHIQKETGARVFLRGKGSGYKEQASGRESFERLYLYISHSSPAGLLAAKQLCDNLLETVRAEYSKSASTLVVAYSSSQGYSPGEVYNATQSWYTFPQDSSASFQGHSHLDSMNSQQIQPSSALTTQTLIQYPVCPRISTCYVTEDTNNQGSSYQESVSSWQSSSDNVKKCTQNTTDAYLQYQLQAILGKQERLLQSRLMKMVNLKG, from the exons ATGACTTCTCAAGTGGCACAACAGAAATC gagCTTATATCAATGGTATCCACCAAATCTAGGAGGAACTACTGTCCTTCAAAATATACCTGGAAATTTTTCTTATCCTACCTCCCTTCCTCTTCTCTCACTGCCGGGTACTGGGATGACCACTTTGCCAATTACCCCTTCAgctgattttgaaaaaaaagatgaagattCGCCACGTGGAATAATGGAGGCAGTTGCAGTTGCTGCTAAGATAAATGCAATGTTAATGGCTAAAGGCAAATTAAAG ACTGAAGATAATGCTTTAAATACTGAGAACTTGGTTGTCACAGAAGTGGATATTAATGATGTTCCAGTAACCTGTAGAAATCTGCTAACTAAAGGCCAGATGCAAGATGCA ATTTCCCAATATAGTGGTGCTACTATCAAAACAAAGGGCAGACATATGACAAGCGCAGAGAAGCTAAAAGCTGAAATGGG TGCCCGGCCTTTATATTTACGGATACAAGGAAAGACGCAGGAAAACTTAAACA GAGCTGTAGCTTTCATTAAGGGGATTATTGCTGAACATGTTTTACACAATGAGTCATCCATACCACAAACACTTGTACCAGTCCTGAACCAGCAAATCCAGGCACCTCCTGCTCAAGCTCATGCAAGTAAACAA CATTTTGTTCACACCAAACTCTTTATAGGATTGGATCATTCTGTACCATCATTCAACGTGAAAGAAAAAGTGGAGGGCCCCGGTGGTTCATATTTGCAACACATTCAAAAAGAGACTGGTGCCAGAGTGTTTTTACGTGGCAAAGGTTCTGGTTACAAGGAGCAGGCTTCGGGACGAGAATCATTTGAGCGCCTTTACTTGTATATTAG CCATTCTTCACCAGCAGGTTTGCTTGCAGCAAAACAGCTCTGTGATAATTTACTGGAGACG GTACGCGCGGAATACTCCAAATCAGCATCCACATTAG TTGTAGCATACTCATCCTCGCAAGGATATTCACCTGGTGAAGTTTACAATGCCACACAGTCTTGGTATACCTTTCCCCAAGATTCTTCTGCTTCATTCCAAGGACACAGCCATTTGGATAGTATGAACAGTCAGCAAATTCAACCAAGTAGTGCTTTAACTACTCAAACCTTGATTCAGTATCCCGTCTGTCCCAGAATTTCTACATGTTACGTAACCGAG GACACAAACAATCAGGGTTCCAGTTATCAAGAATCTGTGTCATCTTGGCAGTCAAGTTCAgacaatgtgaagaagtgcacaCAAAACACTACTGATGCCTACTTGCAATACCAG CTACAGGCAATTCTTGGAAAACAGGAGAGACTGCTACAATCAAGACTAATGAAGATGGTGAATTTGAAAG GTTAA
- the LOC114668052 gene encoding KH homology domain-containing protein 4-like isoform X4, with translation MTSQVAQQKSSLYQWYPPNLGGTTVLQNIPGNFSYPTSLPLLSLPGTGMTTLPITPSADFEKKDEDSPRGIMEAVAVAAKINAMLMAKGKLKTEDNALNTENLVVTEVDINDVPVTCRNLLTKGQMQDAISQYSGATIKTKGRHMTSAEKLKAEMGARPLYLRIQGKTQENLNRAVAFIKGIIAEHVLHNESSIPQTLVPVLNQQIQAPPAQAHASKQHFVHTKLFIGLDHSVPSFNVKEKVEGPGGSYLQHIQKETGARVFLRGKGSGYKEQASGRESFERLYLYISHSSPAGLLAAKQLCDNLLETVRAEYSKSASTLVVAYSSSQGYSPGEVYNATQSWYTFPQDSSASFQGHSHLDSMNSQQIQPSSALTTQTLIQYPVCPRISTCYVTEDTNNQGSSYQESVSSWQSSSDNVKKCTQNTTDAYLQYQLQAILGKQERLLQSRLMKMVNLKGVCLNMY, from the exons ATGACTTCTCAAGTGGCACAACAGAAATC gagCTTATATCAATGGTATCCACCAAATCTAGGAGGAACTACTGTCCTTCAAAATATACCTGGAAATTTTTCTTATCCTACCTCCCTTCCTCTTCTCTCACTGCCGGGTACTGGGATGACCACTTTGCCAATTACCCCTTCAgctgattttgaaaaaaaagatgaagattCGCCACGTGGAATAATGGAGGCAGTTGCAGTTGCTGCTAAGATAAATGCAATGTTAATGGCTAAAGGCAAATTAAAG ACTGAAGATAATGCTTTAAATACTGAGAACTTGGTTGTCACAGAAGTGGATATTAATGATGTTCCAGTAACCTGTAGAAATCTGCTAACTAAAGGCCAGATGCAAGATGCA ATTTCCCAATATAGTGGTGCTACTATCAAAACAAAGGGCAGACATATGACAAGCGCAGAGAAGCTAAAAGCTGAAATGGG TGCCCGGCCTTTATATTTACGGATACAAGGAAAGACGCAGGAAAACTTAAACA GAGCTGTAGCTTTCATTAAGGGGATTATTGCTGAACATGTTTTACACAATGAGTCATCCATACCACAAACACTTGTACCAGTCCTGAACCAGCAAATCCAGGCACCTCCTGCTCAAGCTCATGCAAGTAAACAA CATTTTGTTCACACCAAACTCTTTATAGGATTGGATCATTCTGTACCATCATTCAACGTGAAAGAAAAAGTGGAGGGCCCCGGTGGTTCATATTTGCAACACATTCAAAAAGAGACTGGTGCCAGAGTGTTTTTACGTGGCAAAGGTTCTGGTTACAAGGAGCAGGCTTCGGGACGAGAATCATTTGAGCGCCTTTACTTGTATATTAG CCATTCTTCACCAGCAGGTTTGCTTGCAGCAAAACAGCTCTGTGATAATTTACTGGAGACG GTACGCGCGGAATACTCCAAATCAGCATCCACATTAG TTGTAGCATACTCATCCTCGCAAGGATATTCACCTGGTGAAGTTTACAATGCCACACAGTCTTGGTATACCTTTCCCCAAGATTCTTCTGCTTCATTCCAAGGACACAGCCATTTGGATAGTATGAACAGTCAGCAAATTCAACCAAGTAGTGCTTTAACTACTCAAACCTTGATTCAGTATCCCGTCTGTCCCAGAATTTCTACATGTTACGTAACCGAG GACACAAACAATCAGGGTTCCAGTTATCAAGAATCTGTGTCATCTTGGCAGTCAAGTTCAgacaatgtgaagaagtgcacaCAAAACACTACTGATGCCTACTTGCAATACCAG CTACAGGCAATTCTTGGAAAACAGGAGAGACTGCTACAATCAAGACTAATGAAGATGGTGAATTTGAAAGGTGTGTGTCTGAACATGTattga
- the LOC114668052 gene encoding KH homology domain-containing protein 4-like isoform X2 → MTSQVAQQKSSLYQWYPPNLGGTTVLQNIPGNFSYPTSLPLLSLPGTGMTTLPITPSADFEKKDEDSPRGIMEAVAVAAKINAMLMAKGKLKTEDNALNTENLVVTEVDINDVPVTCRNLLTKGQMQDAISQYSGATIKTKGRHMTSAEKLKAEMGARPLYLRIQGKTQENLNRAVAFIKGIIAEHVLHNESSIPQTLVPVLNQQIQAPPAQAHASKQHFVHTKLFIGLDHSVPSFNVKEKVEGPGGSYLQHIQKETGARVFLRGKGSGYKEQASGRESFERLYLYISHSSPAGLLAAKQLCDNLLETVRAEYSKSASTLVVAYSSSQGYSPGEVYNATQSWYTFPQDSSASFQGHSHLDSMNSQQIQPSSALTTQTLIQYPVCPRISTCYVTEDTNNQGSSYQESVSSWQSSSDNVKKCTQNTTDAYLQYQHGPFHYNNLATGNSWKTGETATIKTNEDGEFERRLMPPPPPPSTLASCLKRQRASEPEQMEACFGMHFYTYELFLSILMQTCLLPVPPNPSTHGNKDNINNNLVFLSR, encoded by the exons ATGACTTCTCAAGTGGCACAACAGAAATC gagCTTATATCAATGGTATCCACCAAATCTAGGAGGAACTACTGTCCTTCAAAATATACCTGGAAATTTTTCTTATCCTACCTCCCTTCCTCTTCTCTCACTGCCGGGTACTGGGATGACCACTTTGCCAATTACCCCTTCAgctgattttgaaaaaaaagatgaagattCGCCACGTGGAATAATGGAGGCAGTTGCAGTTGCTGCTAAGATAAATGCAATGTTAATGGCTAAAGGCAAATTAAAG ACTGAAGATAATGCTTTAAATACTGAGAACTTGGTTGTCACAGAAGTGGATATTAATGATGTTCCAGTAACCTGTAGAAATCTGCTAACTAAAGGCCAGATGCAAGATGCA ATTTCCCAATATAGTGGTGCTACTATCAAAACAAAGGGCAGACATATGACAAGCGCAGAGAAGCTAAAAGCTGAAATGGG TGCCCGGCCTTTATATTTACGGATACAAGGAAAGACGCAGGAAAACTTAAACA GAGCTGTAGCTTTCATTAAGGGGATTATTGCTGAACATGTTTTACACAATGAGTCATCCATACCACAAACACTTGTACCAGTCCTGAACCAGCAAATCCAGGCACCTCCTGCTCAAGCTCATGCAAGTAAACAA CATTTTGTTCACACCAAACTCTTTATAGGATTGGATCATTCTGTACCATCATTCAACGTGAAAGAAAAAGTGGAGGGCCCCGGTGGTTCATATTTGCAACACATTCAAAAAGAGACTGGTGCCAGAGTGTTTTTACGTGGCAAAGGTTCTGGTTACAAGGAGCAGGCTTCGGGACGAGAATCATTTGAGCGCCTTTACTTGTATATTAG CCATTCTTCACCAGCAGGTTTGCTTGCAGCAAAACAGCTCTGTGATAATTTACTGGAGACG GTACGCGCGGAATACTCCAAATCAGCATCCACATTAG TTGTAGCATACTCATCCTCGCAAGGATATTCACCTGGTGAAGTTTACAATGCCACACAGTCTTGGTATACCTTTCCCCAAGATTCTTCTGCTTCATTCCAAGGACACAGCCATTTGGATAGTATGAACAGTCAGCAAATTCAACCAAGTAGTGCTTTAACTACTCAAACCTTGATTCAGTATCCCGTCTGTCCCAGAATTTCTACATGTTACGTAACCGAG GACACAAACAATCAGGGTTCCAGTTATCAAGAATCTGTGTCATCTTGGCAGTCAAGTTCAgacaatgtgaagaagtgcacaCAAAACACTACTGATGCCTACTTGCAATACCAG CACGGACCGTTTCATTACAATAATTTAGCTACAGGCAATTCTTGGAAAACAGGAGAGACTGCTACAATCAAGACTAATGAAGATGGTGAATTTGAAAG GAGGTTAATGCCACCGCCACCACCTCCTTCTACACTTGCAAGTTGCTTAAAAAGGCAGAGAGCATCAGAACCTGAACAGATGGAAGCTTGTTTTGGTATGCATTTTTATACTTACGAATTGTTTTTGTCTATCCTAATGCAAACTTGTCTTCTCCCCGTGCCACCAAACCCATCTACCCATGGTAATAAAGATAACATAAACAATAACTTGGTTTTTCTTTCCAGGTGA
- the LOC114668052 gene encoding KH homology domain-containing protein 4-like isoform X3 codes for MTSQVAQQKSSLYQWYPPNLGGTTVLQNIPGNFSYPTSLPLLSLPGTGMTTLPITPSADFEKKDEDSPRGIMEAVAVAAKINAMLMAKGKLKTEDNALNTENLVVTEVDINDVPVTCRNLLTKGQMQDAISQYSGATIKTKGRHMTSAEKLKAEMGARPLYLRIQGKTQENLNRAVAFIKGIIAEHVLHNESSIPQTLVPVLNQQIQAPPAQAHASKQHFVHTKLFIGLDHSVPSFNVKEKVEGPGGSYLQHIQKETGARVFLRGKGSGYKEQASGRESFERLYLYISHSSPAGLLAAKQLCDNLLETVRAEYSKSASTLVVAYSSSQGYSPGEVYNATQSWYTFPQDSSASFQGHSHLDSMNSQQIQPSSALTTQTLIQYPVCPRISTCYVTEDTNNQGSSYQESVSSWQSSSDNVKKCTQNTTDAYLQYQHGPFHYNNLATGNSWKTGETATIKTNEDGEFERLMPPPPPPSTLASCLKRQRASEPEQMEACFGMHFYTYELFLSILMQTCLLPVPPNPSTHGNKDNINNNLVFLSR; via the exons ATGACTTCTCAAGTGGCACAACAGAAATC gagCTTATATCAATGGTATCCACCAAATCTAGGAGGAACTACTGTCCTTCAAAATATACCTGGAAATTTTTCTTATCCTACCTCCCTTCCTCTTCTCTCACTGCCGGGTACTGGGATGACCACTTTGCCAATTACCCCTTCAgctgattttgaaaaaaaagatgaagattCGCCACGTGGAATAATGGAGGCAGTTGCAGTTGCTGCTAAGATAAATGCAATGTTAATGGCTAAAGGCAAATTAAAG ACTGAAGATAATGCTTTAAATACTGAGAACTTGGTTGTCACAGAAGTGGATATTAATGATGTTCCAGTAACCTGTAGAAATCTGCTAACTAAAGGCCAGATGCAAGATGCA ATTTCCCAATATAGTGGTGCTACTATCAAAACAAAGGGCAGACATATGACAAGCGCAGAGAAGCTAAAAGCTGAAATGGG TGCCCGGCCTTTATATTTACGGATACAAGGAAAGACGCAGGAAAACTTAAACA GAGCTGTAGCTTTCATTAAGGGGATTATTGCTGAACATGTTTTACACAATGAGTCATCCATACCACAAACACTTGTACCAGTCCTGAACCAGCAAATCCAGGCACCTCCTGCTCAAGCTCATGCAAGTAAACAA CATTTTGTTCACACCAAACTCTTTATAGGATTGGATCATTCTGTACCATCATTCAACGTGAAAGAAAAAGTGGAGGGCCCCGGTGGTTCATATTTGCAACACATTCAAAAAGAGACTGGTGCCAGAGTGTTTTTACGTGGCAAAGGTTCTGGTTACAAGGAGCAGGCTTCGGGACGAGAATCATTTGAGCGCCTTTACTTGTATATTAG CCATTCTTCACCAGCAGGTTTGCTTGCAGCAAAACAGCTCTGTGATAATTTACTGGAGACG GTACGCGCGGAATACTCCAAATCAGCATCCACATTAG TTGTAGCATACTCATCCTCGCAAGGATATTCACCTGGTGAAGTTTACAATGCCACACAGTCTTGGTATACCTTTCCCCAAGATTCTTCTGCTTCATTCCAAGGACACAGCCATTTGGATAGTATGAACAGTCAGCAAATTCAACCAAGTAGTGCTTTAACTACTCAAACCTTGATTCAGTATCCCGTCTGTCCCAGAATTTCTACATGTTACGTAACCGAG GACACAAACAATCAGGGTTCCAGTTATCAAGAATCTGTGTCATCTTGGCAGTCAAGTTCAgacaatgtgaagaagtgcacaCAAAACACTACTGATGCCTACTTGCAATACCAG CACGGACCGTTTCATTACAATAATTTAGCTACAGGCAATTCTTGGAAAACAGGAGAGACTGCTACAATCAAGACTAATGAAGATGGTGAATTTGAAAG GTTAATGCCACCGCCACCACCTCCTTCTACACTTGCAAGTTGCTTAAAAAGGCAGAGAGCATCAGAACCTGAACAGATGGAAGCTTGTTTTGGTATGCATTTTTATACTTACGAATTGTTTTTGTCTATCCTAATGCAAACTTGTCTTCTCCCCGTGCCACCAAACCCATCTACCCATGGTAATAAAGATAACATAAACAATAACTTGGTTTTTCTTTCCAGGTGA
- the LOC114668052 gene encoding KH homology domain-containing protein 4-like isoform X1 gives MTSQVAQQKSSLYQWYPPNLGGTTVLQNIPGNFSYPTSLPLLSLPGTGMTTLPITPSADFEKKDEDSPRGIMEAVAVAAKINAMLMAKGKLKTEDNALNTENLVVTEVDINDVPVTCRNLLTKGQMQDAISQYSGATIKTKGRHMTSAEKLKAEMGARPLYLRIQGKTQENLNRAVAFIKGIIAEHVLHNESSIPQTLVPVLNQQIQAPPAQAHASKQHFVHTKLFIGLDHSVPSFNVKEKVEGPGGSYLQHIQKETGARVFLRGKGSGYKEQASGRESFERLYLYISHSSPAGLLAAKQLCDNLLETVRAEYSKSASTLVVAYSSSQGYSPGEVYNATQSWYTFPQDSSASFQGHSHLDSMNSQQIQPSSALTTQTLIQYPVCPRISTCYVTEDTNNQGSSYQESVSSWQSSSDNVKKCTQNTTDAYLQYQHGPFHYNNLATGNSWKTGETATIKTNEDGEFERCVSEHVLKLIKEQNICIVWNRMQDFHQPINFCRRLMPPPPPPSTLASCLKRQRASEPEQMEACFGMHFYTYELFLSILMQTCLLPVPPNPSTHGNKDNINNNLVFLSR, from the exons ATGACTTCTCAAGTGGCACAACAGAAATC gagCTTATATCAATGGTATCCACCAAATCTAGGAGGAACTACTGTCCTTCAAAATATACCTGGAAATTTTTCTTATCCTACCTCCCTTCCTCTTCTCTCACTGCCGGGTACTGGGATGACCACTTTGCCAATTACCCCTTCAgctgattttgaaaaaaaagatgaagattCGCCACGTGGAATAATGGAGGCAGTTGCAGTTGCTGCTAAGATAAATGCAATGTTAATGGCTAAAGGCAAATTAAAG ACTGAAGATAATGCTTTAAATACTGAGAACTTGGTTGTCACAGAAGTGGATATTAATGATGTTCCAGTAACCTGTAGAAATCTGCTAACTAAAGGCCAGATGCAAGATGCA ATTTCCCAATATAGTGGTGCTACTATCAAAACAAAGGGCAGACATATGACAAGCGCAGAGAAGCTAAAAGCTGAAATGGG TGCCCGGCCTTTATATTTACGGATACAAGGAAAGACGCAGGAAAACTTAAACA GAGCTGTAGCTTTCATTAAGGGGATTATTGCTGAACATGTTTTACACAATGAGTCATCCATACCACAAACACTTGTACCAGTCCTGAACCAGCAAATCCAGGCACCTCCTGCTCAAGCTCATGCAAGTAAACAA CATTTTGTTCACACCAAACTCTTTATAGGATTGGATCATTCTGTACCATCATTCAACGTGAAAGAAAAAGTGGAGGGCCCCGGTGGTTCATATTTGCAACACATTCAAAAAGAGACTGGTGCCAGAGTGTTTTTACGTGGCAAAGGTTCTGGTTACAAGGAGCAGGCTTCGGGACGAGAATCATTTGAGCGCCTTTACTTGTATATTAG CCATTCTTCACCAGCAGGTTTGCTTGCAGCAAAACAGCTCTGTGATAATTTACTGGAGACG GTACGCGCGGAATACTCCAAATCAGCATCCACATTAG TTGTAGCATACTCATCCTCGCAAGGATATTCACCTGGTGAAGTTTACAATGCCACACAGTCTTGGTATACCTTTCCCCAAGATTCTTCTGCTTCATTCCAAGGACACAGCCATTTGGATAGTATGAACAGTCAGCAAATTCAACCAAGTAGTGCTTTAACTACTCAAACCTTGATTCAGTATCCCGTCTGTCCCAGAATTTCTACATGTTACGTAACCGAG GACACAAACAATCAGGGTTCCAGTTATCAAGAATCTGTGTCATCTTGGCAGTCAAGTTCAgacaatgtgaagaagtgcacaCAAAACACTACTGATGCCTACTTGCAATACCAG CACGGACCGTTTCATTACAATAATTTAGCTACAGGCAATTCTTGGAAAACAGGAGAGACTGCTACAATCAAGACTAATGAAGATGGTGAATTTGAAAGGTGTGTGTCTGAACATGTattgaaattaataaaagaacaaaatatatgTATAGTTTGGAATCGTATGCAAGACTTTCACCAACCCATTAACTTTTGTAGGAGGTTAATGCCACCGCCACCACCTCCTTCTACACTTGCAAGTTGCTTAAAAAGGCAGAGAGCATCAGAACCTGAACAGATGGAAGCTTGTTTTGGTATGCATTTTTATACTTACGAATTGTTTTTGTCTATCCTAATGCAAACTTGTCTTCTCCCCGTGCCACCAAACCCATCTACCCATGGTAATAAAGATAACATAAACAATAACTTGGTTTTTCTTTCCAGGTGA
- the LOC114668052 gene encoding KH homology domain-containing protein 4-like isoform X5, translating into MTSQVAQQKSSLYQWYPPNLGGTTVLQNIPGNFSYPTSLPLLSLPGTGMTTLPITPSADFEKKDEDSPRGIMEAVAVAAKINAMLMAKGKLKTEDNALNTENLVVTEVDINDVPVTCRNLLTKGQMQDAISQYSGATIKTKGRHMTSAEKLKAEMGARPLYLRIQGKTQENLNRAVAFIKGIIAEHVLHNESSIPQTLVPVLNQQIQAPPAQAHASKQHFVHTKLFIGLDHSVPSFNVKEKVEGPGGSYLQHIQKETGARVFLRGKGSGYKEQASGRESFERLYLYISHSSPAGLLAAKQLCDNLLETVRAEYSKSASTLVVAYSSSQGYSPGEVYNATQSWYTFPQDSSASFQGHSHLDSMNSQQIQPSSALTTQTLIQYPVCPRISTCYVTEDTNNQGSSYQESVSSWQSSSDNVKKCTQNTTDAYLQYQLQAILGKQERLLQSRLMKMVNLKGG; encoded by the exons ATGACTTCTCAAGTGGCACAACAGAAATC gagCTTATATCAATGGTATCCACCAAATCTAGGAGGAACTACTGTCCTTCAAAATATACCTGGAAATTTTTCTTATCCTACCTCCCTTCCTCTTCTCTCACTGCCGGGTACTGGGATGACCACTTTGCCAATTACCCCTTCAgctgattttgaaaaaaaagatgaagattCGCCACGTGGAATAATGGAGGCAGTTGCAGTTGCTGCTAAGATAAATGCAATGTTAATGGCTAAAGGCAAATTAAAG ACTGAAGATAATGCTTTAAATACTGAGAACTTGGTTGTCACAGAAGTGGATATTAATGATGTTCCAGTAACCTGTAGAAATCTGCTAACTAAAGGCCAGATGCAAGATGCA ATTTCCCAATATAGTGGTGCTACTATCAAAACAAAGGGCAGACATATGACAAGCGCAGAGAAGCTAAAAGCTGAAATGGG TGCCCGGCCTTTATATTTACGGATACAAGGAAAGACGCAGGAAAACTTAAACA GAGCTGTAGCTTTCATTAAGGGGATTATTGCTGAACATGTTTTACACAATGAGTCATCCATACCACAAACACTTGTACCAGTCCTGAACCAGCAAATCCAGGCACCTCCTGCTCAAGCTCATGCAAGTAAACAA CATTTTGTTCACACCAAACTCTTTATAGGATTGGATCATTCTGTACCATCATTCAACGTGAAAGAAAAAGTGGAGGGCCCCGGTGGTTCATATTTGCAACACATTCAAAAAGAGACTGGTGCCAGAGTGTTTTTACGTGGCAAAGGTTCTGGTTACAAGGAGCAGGCTTCGGGACGAGAATCATTTGAGCGCCTTTACTTGTATATTAG CCATTCTTCACCAGCAGGTTTGCTTGCAGCAAAACAGCTCTGTGATAATTTACTGGAGACG GTACGCGCGGAATACTCCAAATCAGCATCCACATTAG TTGTAGCATACTCATCCTCGCAAGGATATTCACCTGGTGAAGTTTACAATGCCACACAGTCTTGGTATACCTTTCCCCAAGATTCTTCTGCTTCATTCCAAGGACACAGCCATTTGGATAGTATGAACAGTCAGCAAATTCAACCAAGTAGTGCTTTAACTACTCAAACCTTGATTCAGTATCCCGTCTGTCCCAGAATTTCTACATGTTACGTAACCGAG GACACAAACAATCAGGGTTCCAGTTATCAAGAATCTGTGTCATCTTGGCAGTCAAGTTCAgacaatgtgaagaagtgcacaCAAAACACTACTGATGCCTACTTGCAATACCAG CTACAGGCAATTCTTGGAAAACAGGAGAGACTGCTACAATCAAGACTAATGAAGATGGTGAATTTGAAAG GAGGTTAA